The Acidobacteriota bacterium genome has a segment encoding these proteins:
- a CDS encoding tyrosine recombinase, producing the protein MRACAERFLRHQEAVRNVSKHTLSAYRSDLEQFAAFLQLAGFPDDVKKMDHLTIRAFLATLYEAAPRTAPSRRGRRGGLSKTSVARKVSALRSFFNYLMRERLVSKNPAALVSLPRPSQRLPASPAEDAVAHLLDEPFPETPLGWRDAALWEMLYATGMRASELVGLNLDDMRVGEALVCIRGKGGKERIVPFGSKAKAALVRYLDGGRGALLARAGARGNVRAVFLNHRGSRLTRRGLALVIGRRIRLAAASAGQGGAAAAFSPHALRHAFATHLLNRGADLRSIQELLGHASLATTQLYTRLSVEDLKRAHKKAHPRA; encoded by the coding sequence GTGCGCGCCTGCGCGGAGCGGTTCCTGCGCCACCAGGAAGCGGTGCGGAACGTGTCCAAGCACACGCTCTCCGCTTACCGGAGCGACCTGGAGCAGTTCGCCGCCTTTCTGCAGCTCGCGGGCTTTCCCGATGACGTGAAAAAAATGGACCATCTCACGATCCGCGCCTTCCTCGCCACGCTCTACGAAGCAGCGCCCCGGACGGCCCCGAGTCGCCGCGGCAGGAGAGGCGGGCTTTCCAAAACGAGCGTCGCGAGAAAAGTGTCGGCGCTCCGGTCGTTTTTCAACTACCTCATGCGCGAGCGCCTGGTCTCGAAGAATCCCGCCGCACTGGTTTCCCTTCCGCGCCCGTCCCAAAGGTTGCCTGCAAGCCCCGCCGAGGACGCGGTGGCGCACCTTCTCGACGAGCCCTTTCCCGAGACGCCGCTCGGGTGGCGCGACGCCGCCCTCTGGGAGATGCTCTACGCGACGGGGATGCGAGCGAGCGAGCTCGTGGGCCTCAACCTCGACGACATGAGGGTTGGCGAGGCCCTCGTCTGCATACGCGGCAAGGGGGGAAAAGAACGCATCGTGCCCTTCGGCTCGAAGGCGAAAGCGGCGCTCGTGCGGTATCTCGACGGCGGGCGCGGTGCTCTTCTTGCCCGCGCTGGAGCACGCGGCAACGTGCGTGCGGTGTTTCTAAACCACCGCGGGTCGCGCCTGACAAGGCGCGGCCTTGCGCTTGTAATCGGGCGGCGCATCCGCCTTGCGGCCGCGTCGGCGGGGCAGGGCGGGGCGGCCGCCGCGTTCTCGCCGCACGCGCTCCGGCACGCCTTCGCCACGCATCTTCTGAACCGCGGCGCCGACTTGAGAAGCATTCAGGAACTGCTGGGCCACGCGAGCCTTGCAACCACCCAGCTTTACACGCGTCTTTCGGTCGAGGACCTCAAGCGCGCCCACAAGAAGGCGCACCCGCGCGCGTAG
- the carB gene encoding carbamoyl-phosphate synthase large subunit produces MPRRTDIQKILVLGSGPIIIGQACEFDYSGTQALKALKEEGYEVVLVNSNPATIMTDPEFADVTYIEPIVPEVVEKILEVEHPDALLPTMGGQTAINVAVALAKSGALERLGVELIGAKLHALEVAENRKLFKQAMEEVGLATPPSGTATTLEQAMRLGRELSFPVVIRPSFTLGGHGGGIAYNIEEFENLAAAGLNASPIHEVLVEKAVVGWKEFELEVMRDLADNAVIICSIENFDAMGVHTGDSITVAPAQTLTDREYQKMRDWAMRVIRRVGVETGGSNIQFAVHPETGEMVVIEMNPRVSRSSALASKATGFPIAKFAAKLAAGYTLDEIQNDITRETPASFEPTIDYTVVKLPRFTFEKFPGTSGILGVQMQSVGETMAIGRTFKEALGKAVRSLEIRAAGLSAYRKVHPSRMKEKLITPTHERLFYVYAALRDGTSIEEIASLSMLDPWFLRQMKEVVSLEETLRETSLPDVSSALLRRAKEYGFSDEELAALWKVSAEAVRTRREALGMRPVYKRVDTCAAEFEAYTPYLYSSYESECEAHPTSRKKVLILGGGPNRIGQGIEFDYCCSHASFALREESCESIMVNCNPETVSTDYDTSDRLYFEPLTLEDVLNIVEKEKPMGVIVQYGGQTPINLTQGLADHGVPILGTSPESIDLAEDRQKFNELMTRLGVGIPRHGMAASPEEALQVAQKVGYPLLVRPSYVLGGRAMAIVYDEEVLLSYLKEAVEISPGRPVLLDEFLEDAFELDVDAISDGRDVVVAGIMQHIEEAGIHSGDSACVLPPFKVSREHQEELRALTVRLAEALRVVGLLNVQFAILDGRIYVLEVNPRASRTVPFVSKSIGVPIAKLGAKVMLGKTLKELGFARAPEPRGFCVKEVVLPFSRFPGADSTLGPEMRSTGEVMGIAETFGEAFAKSQLAAGVTLPLEGTVFVTVHDEDKPEAVPLARGFHDLGFRVVATRGTAAAVRAAGVPCEALNKVNEGRPNAVDFIKNGQIQLIVQTPIGKESFYDEAAIRRNAIRHNVPLITTLSGAAAALEGVCALRDAKLSVLPLQAWFKKPPMVRKQPPGIKSQPPGIS; encoded by the coding sequence ATGCCCCGCCGCACCGACATACAGAAAATCCTCGTCCTAGGCTCCGGGCCCATCATCATCGGGCAGGCGTGCGAGTTCGACTACTCGGGCACGCAGGCCCTGAAGGCGCTCAAGGAGGAAGGCTACGAGGTCGTCCTGGTGAACTCGAATCCGGCGACCATCATGACGGATCCAGAGTTCGCCGACGTGACCTACATCGAGCCCATCGTCCCCGAGGTGGTCGAAAAAATCCTCGAAGTTGAGCACCCCGACGCGCTCCTTCCGACGATGGGGGGGCAGACGGCCATCAACGTCGCGGTGGCGCTTGCGAAGTCGGGTGCGCTCGAGCGCTTGGGTGTCGAGCTCATCGGCGCGAAATTGCACGCCCTCGAGGTGGCCGAGAATCGGAAATTATTCAAGCAGGCCATGGAGGAGGTCGGCCTTGCGACGCCCCCGAGCGGCACGGCGACCACCCTGGAGCAGGCCATGCGGCTCGGACGCGAGCTATCGTTCCCCGTAGTCATCCGCCCCTCGTTCACGCTGGGCGGCCATGGGGGAGGTATCGCCTACAACATCGAGGAGTTCGAAAATCTGGCCGCCGCCGGCCTCAACGCGAGCCCCATCCACGAGGTGCTCGTCGAGAAGGCCGTCGTGGGATGGAAAGAATTCGAGCTCGAGGTGATGCGCGACCTGGCTGACAACGCCGTCATCATCTGCTCCATCGAGAACTTCGACGCCATGGGCGTCCACACGGGCGACAGCATCACCGTGGCCCCCGCGCAGACGCTTACGGACCGCGAGTACCAGAAGATGCGCGACTGGGCCATGCGCGTCATCCGGAGGGTGGGTGTCGAGACCGGCGGCTCGAACATCCAGTTCGCCGTCCACCCCGAGACGGGCGAGATGGTCGTCATAGAGATGAACCCGCGCGTCTCGCGGAGCTCCGCCCTAGCCTCCAAGGCGACGGGGTTCCCCATTGCGAAGTTCGCGGCGAAGCTCGCCGCCGGCTACACGCTCGACGAGATCCAGAACGACATCACGCGCGAGACGCCCGCGTCCTTCGAGCCGACGATCGATTACACCGTCGTGAAGCTCCCTCGCTTCACGTTCGAGAAGTTCCCCGGCACCAGCGGCATCCTCGGGGTCCAGATGCAGAGCGTCGGCGAGACCATGGCCATCGGAAGAACCTTCAAGGAAGCGCTCGGCAAGGCGGTGCGCTCGCTCGAGATCAGGGCGGCCGGGCTTTCGGCCTATCGAAAAGTGCATCCGTCCCGGATGAAGGAAAAACTCATCACGCCGACCCACGAGCGGCTGTTTTACGTCTACGCGGCGCTGCGGGACGGAACGAGCATCGAGGAAATCGCATCCCTTTCCATGCTGGACCCATGGTTTCTGCGCCAAATGAAGGAAGTGGTTTCCCTGGAGGAAACGTTGCGCGAAACATCCCTGCCCGACGTCTCCTCCGCGCTGCTGCGCCGCGCCAAGGAGTACGGCTTCTCGGACGAGGAGCTTGCCGCGCTCTGGAAAGTCTCCGCCGAGGCTGTCCGCACCCGCCGCGAGGCCCTCGGCATGCGCCCCGTCTACAAGCGCGTGGATACCTGCGCCGCCGAGTTCGAGGCGTACACGCCCTATCTCTATTCGAGCTACGAGAGCGAGTGCGAGGCGCACCCGACCTCGCGCAAGAAGGTGCTCATCCTGGGGGGCGGCCCGAACCGGATCGGCCAGGGCATCGAGTTCGATTACTGCTGCTCGCACGCCTCGTTCGCCCTGCGCGAGGAGAGCTGCGAGAGCATCATGGTCAACTGCAACCCCGAGACCGTGAGCACCGACTACGACACCTCCGACCGGCTCTACTTCGAGCCGCTCACCCTGGAGGACGTGCTGAACATCGTCGAGAAGGAAAAACCCATGGGCGTCATCGTCCAGTACGGGGGGCAGACGCCCATCAACCTCACGCAGGGGCTCGCCGACCACGGCGTCCCGATTTTGGGCACGTCACCCGAAAGCATCGACCTCGCCGAGGATCGCCAGAAATTCAACGAACTGATGACGCGCCTCGGGGTCGGCATCCCGCGGCACGGCATGGCCGCTTCGCCCGAGGAAGCGCTGCAGGTGGCGCAGAAGGTGGGCTATCCGCTCCTCGTGCGCCCCTCGTACGTCCTCGGAGGGCGCGCCATGGCCATCGTCTACGACGAGGAGGTCCTCCTTTCCTATCTCAAAGAGGCGGTTGAAATCTCGCCGGGGCGGCCCGTCCTTCTGGACGAGTTTCTCGAGGACGCGTTCGAGCTCGACGTGGACGCCATCTCCGACGGTCGCGACGTCGTGGTGGCGGGCATCATGCAGCACATCGAGGAGGCAGGCATCCACTCGGGCGACAGCGCCTGCGTCCTTCCGCCCTTCAAGGTCTCGCGCGAGCACCAGGAAGAGCTGCGGGCGCTAACGGTGCGCCTCGCCGAAGCGCTCCGCGTCGTTGGTCTCCTGAACGTCCAGTTCGCCATCCTCGACGGCCGCATCTACGTGCTCGAGGTCAACCCGCGCGCCTCGCGCACCGTGCCGTTCGTGAGCAAATCCATCGGCGTGCCCATTGCGAAACTGGGCGCCAAGGTGATGCTCGGGAAAACACTCAAGGAGCTCGGCTTCGCACGAGCGCCCGAGCCGCGCGGCTTCTGCGTGAAAGAGGTCGTGCTTCCCTTCTCCCGCTTCCCGGGAGCCGACTCCACCCTGGGGCCCGAGATGCGCTCGACGGGCGAGGTGATGGGCATTGCGGAAACGTTCGGCGAGGCCTTCGCGAAGTCCCAGCTCGCCGCCGGCGTCACCCTCCCCCTCGAAGGCACGGTCTTCGTCACCGTGCACGACGAGGACAAGCCGGAAGCAGTGCCGCTAGCCCGCGGCTTTCACGACCTCGGGTTCCGCGTAGTCGCCACGCGGGGAACGGCGGCGGCCGTTCGCGCGGCGGGCGTTCCGTGCGAAGCCCTGAACAAAGTCAACGAGGGGCGCCCGAACGCCGTGGATTTCATCAAGAACGGGCAGATTCAGCTGATCGTCCAGACGCCCATCGGGAAAGAATCGTTCTACGACGAAGCGGCCATCCGCCGAAACGCCATTCGCCACAACGTGCCCCTCATAACGACGCTGTCGGGCGCGGCCGCCGCGCTCGAGGGCGTCTGCGCGCTACGCGACGCCAAGCTCTCCGTCCTGCCGCTGCAGGCGTGGTTTAAGAAGCCGCCGATGGTCCGGAAGCAGCCGCCGGGGATAAAGAGTCAGCCGCCAGGAATCAGTTAA
- a CDS encoding protein-L-isoaspartate(D-aspartate) O-methyltransferase, producing MVREQLEARDITDKRVLEAMRTVPRHRFVPVDELRHAYADNPLPIGLGQTISQPYIVAVMTETLELKKSDVVLEIGTGSGYQAAVLAGLVKHVYTIEILCELAERARKTLRVLNYENVTVRCGDGYGGWPGRAPFDAVIVTAAPPEIPQKLVEQLKPGGRMVVPVGRYFQSLQLIVKREDGSVSTRDILPVRFVPMVHGKEEKK from the coding sequence ATGGTGCGCGAACAACTCGAAGCGCGCGATATTACCGATAAGCGCGTCCTCGAAGCGATGCGAACGGTTCCGCGCCATCGCTTCGTTCCCGTGGATGAGCTCCGCCACGCTTACGCCGACAATCCCCTCCCCATCGGTCTCGGGCAGACCATATCGCAGCCCTACATCGTTGCCGTTATGACCGAGACGCTCGAACTTAAGAAGAGCGACGTCGTTTTGGAGATCGGCACGGGGAGCGGCTATCAGGCGGCCGTGCTCGCGGGGCTCGTCAAACACGTCTATACGATTGAAATCCTGTGCGAGCTTGCGGAGCGCGCGCGGAAGACGCTACGGGTGCTGAACTACGAAAACGTCACCGTGCGCTGCGGCGACGGCTACGGGGGCTGGCCCGGCCGTGCCCCCTTCGACGCCGTCATCGTGACGGCCGCGCCGCCTGAAATTCCCCAAAAGCTAGTCGAGCAACTCAAACCCGGCGGACGCATGGTGGTGCCCGTCGGGCGCTACTTCCAGTCCCTTCAGCTCATCGTGAAGCGCGAGGACGGCAGCGTCTCGACACGCGACATCCTGCCCGTGCGCTTCGTCCCGATGGTGCACGGCAAGGAAGAGAAGAAGTGA
- a CDS encoding outer membrane lipoprotein carrier protein LolA — protein MKRACLFLAALWFSVLTAVTGAQNAKPEPQNLEAAEDGNALARRAEEKIRAAKTIAFRARQSYSLEGLSVRAEEGDVAFRRPNRIRWAYRGPEKKLFVSNGKRTFFHLPSERVVYTAPLKEALRASPLLSFLVRDRSLVSAYDFETLERSEDDGWQLRARPRKREEALIPFLVSLSPSHDLLKIAYLDGADGLMEIFLSDMRYDVPLDEALFGFEVPPDAEVMEGMRFGIEEP, from the coding sequence GTGAAGCGCGCCTGCCTTTTCCTTGCCGCGCTTTGGTTTTCGGTTCTCACGGCCGTGACGGGCGCTCAAAACGCAAAACCAGAGCCGCAGAATTTGGAGGCCGCCGAAGACGGCAACGCCCTGGCGCGGCGCGCCGAAGAAAAGATCCGCGCCGCGAAGACCATCGCCTTTCGCGCCAGGCAGAGTTACTCCCTGGAAGGACTTTCCGTGCGCGCCGAGGAGGGCGACGTGGCCTTCCGGCGTCCGAATCGGATCCGGTGGGCGTACCGCGGCCCGGAAAAAAAGCTCTTCGTCTCGAACGGAAAGCGGACGTTTTTCCACCTTCCCTCGGAGCGCGTCGTCTACACCGCGCCCCTCAAGGAGGCGCTTCGCGCGAGCCCGCTTCTTTCGTTTCTGGTGCGCGACCGCTCCTTGGTCTCGGCGTACGATTTCGAAACGCTGGAGCGCAGCGAGGACGACGGCTGGCAGCTTCGCGCCCGCCCACGCAAACGCGAAGAGGCGCTGATTCCGTTCCTCGTGAGCCTTTCGCCGAGCCACGACCTTCTCAAGATCGCCTATCTCGACGGCGCCGACGGGCTTATGGAAATTTTCCTCTCGGATATGCGGTACGACGTGCCGCTCGATGAGGCGCTCTTCGGGTTCGAGGTGCCGCCGGACGCCGAGGTCATGGAGGGCATGCGCTTTGGAATCGAGGAGCCGTAG
- the mltG gene encoding endolytic transglycosylase MltG, producing MTKVKVSFGPPPPAAMTRGRLAAFAAALAVLALGAGALAAVRMFGFVAAENFERPCEVCIEPGMTSRRIARHLEEAGVVQSAWALHWLAQWTENASNLQAGVYRFERPLSTTEALARLRKGSPELIEVTIPEGLTLEEAAALLAREGFFSEEGFLKIFGEPSLVRDISLEAETLEGYLFPDTYKFSADESPARITEAMIFQFRKTFLPAWSARGDAHPLSLHETVTLASLIETETRVDDERGLISAVYRNRLARGMLLQCDPTVIYAMKRAGVYRGVLTRRHLQDVDSPYNTYVHAGLPPGPIASPGAASLRAALAPNDARYLYFVARPDGRHHFSKTLAEHNRAVYRYRVLKVFPQETERIR from the coding sequence ATGACAAAGGTGAAAGTCTCTTTCGGCCCGCCTCCCCCCGCGGCGATGACGCGCGGCCGCCTCGCCGCGTTCGCCGCGGCGCTTGCGGTGCTCGCCCTGGGCGCGGGCGCGCTCGCCGCAGTGCGGATGTTCGGGTTCGTGGCGGCGGAAAACTTCGAGCGGCCGTGCGAGGTGTGCATAGAGCCCGGGATGACGAGCCGCCGGATCGCGCGCCACCTGGAGGAAGCGGGCGTCGTGCAGAGCGCCTGGGCGCTCCACTGGCTCGCCCAGTGGACGGAAAATGCATCGAACCTACAGGCTGGCGTCTACCGTTTCGAACGCCCCCTTTCGACCACGGAGGCCCTTGCTCGCCTTCGCAAGGGCAGTCCGGAATTGATCGAAGTGACGATTCCCGAGGGCTTGACGCTCGAGGAAGCGGCCGCGCTCCTTGCCCGGGAAGGATTCTTTTCCGAAGAAGGATTTTTGAAAATATTCGGCGAGCCCTCGCTCGTTCGGGATATTTCTTTGGAAGCCGAGACGCTCGAAGGCTACCTGTTTCCCGACACGTACAAATTCTCTGCGGACGAATCGCCCGCGCGCATCACCGAAGCGATGATTTTTCAGTTCAGAAAAACCTTTCTCCCCGCCTGGAGCGCACGCGGCGACGCGCATCCTCTTAGCCTTCACGAGACGGTGACGCTCGCTTCGCTCATCGAGACGGAGACGCGCGTCGACGACGAGCGCGGCCTCATCTCGGCCGTTTACCGAAACCGCCTCGCGCGCGGCATGCTCCTTCAATGCGACCCGACGGTCATCTACGCCATGAAGCGCGCCGGCGTGTACCGCGGCGTTCTGACCCGCCGGCATCTTCAAGACGTCGATTCCCCCTACAATACCTACGTTCACGCGGGGCTTCCGCCCGGGCCCATCGCAAGTCCCGGCGCCGCCTCGCTCCGGGCGGCGCTCGCCCCCAACGACGCCCGTTACCTGTACTTCGTCGCGCGCCCCGACGGGCGGCACCATTTCTCGAAAACGCTCGCCGAGCATAACCGCGCCGTCTACCGCTACCGGGTCCTCAAGGTCTTTCCGCAAGAGACGGAGCGCATCCGGTGA
- a CDS encoding cyclic nucleotide-binding domain-containing protein, which yields MPKAKVSILRGIPFFKDFTDEELEELEPHITIKYFKAKRLVRKYAGLDLHLHIIRSGEVEVIKSYGTRYEMRLATLKKNDFFGDMAFLSDSKHGATVVATKDTSTMSISLGLLVGYERHWPEIVMKFYHQFLLKMITRVRTMNERLEMLERRKESRRPKKAGVQKKSAGPAAGKKKKKKFKIRKR from the coding sequence ATGCCAAAAGCCAAGGTCAGTATTCTGCGCGGGATTCCCTTTTTCAAGGATTTTACGGACGAGGAGCTCGAAGAACTCGAACCGCACATCACAATAAAATATTTCAAGGCCAAGCGCCTTGTGCGAAAGTATGCCGGACTGGATTTGCACCTCCACATCATCCGCTCGGGCGAGGTGGAGGTCATCAAGAGCTACGGCACGCGCTACGAGATGCGCCTTGCTACGCTCAAGAAAAACGATTTCTTCGGCGACATGGCGTTCCTCTCCGACTCGAAGCACGGCGCCACGGTCGTCGCCACAAAGGACACATCCACGATGTCGATTTCCCTGGGGCTTCTCGTCGGGTATGAGAGGCACTGGCCCGAGATCGTGATGAAGTTCTACCATCAATTCCTCCTCAAGATGATCACGCGGGTCCGCACTATGAACGAGCGGCTGGAGATGCTGGAGAGGCGAAAGGAAAGCAGGCGCCCGAAAAAAGCGGGCGTTCAAAAAAAGAGTGCGGGCCCGGCAGCCGGCAAAAAGAAAAAAAAGAAATTTAAAATAAGAAAGCGCTGA
- a CDS encoding HEAT repeat domain-containing protein, whose translation MRFLLRFFLIGCLLSPAFGQQFRIVEEKVERFEPPYDLSGAGPPYLIRVLSSSPISAERLSAAYYLGRLSEPHEREEALLPLFEAFFHDENSMVQRFAGASLERYANADPVPNPHPARLQYLDALLERLKPPGDATLRSQAAVLLGYLNDARSTPTLVEALDDESMHVRTQAARALGRLGDMRALAPLRKKRDATPADSLERPIYEDAYKELVLRVEKILRFRKGETKKEYKEAEKELKKRTAN comes from the coding sequence GTGAGATTTCTTCTCCGGTTTTTTCTTATCGGGTGCTTGCTTTCTCCTGCCTTCGGTCAGCAGTTTCGGATTGTCGAGGAAAAGGTGGAGCGCTTCGAGCCGCCGTATGATTTAAGCGGTGCGGGCCCCCCTTATCTGATTCGAGTTCTTTCGAGCAGCCCGATTTCAGCCGAGCGGTTGAGCGCCGCTTACTACCTGGGGCGTCTTTCCGAGCCGCACGAGCGCGAGGAGGCGCTGCTTCCGCTTTTCGAGGCGTTCTTTCACGACGAGAACAGCATGGTGCAGCGCTTCGCGGGCGCGTCGCTCGAGCGCTACGCCAATGCCGACCCCGTGCCCAATCCGCACCCGGCGCGGCTGCAGTACCTTGACGCGCTTCTGGAGCGGCTGAAGCCGCCCGGGGACGCGACGCTCCGCTCCCAGGCGGCCGTGCTTCTTGGGTACTTGAACGACGCCCGGTCGACGCCGACGCTCGTCGAGGCACTCGACGACGAGTCCATGCACGTGCGGACTCAAGCCGCGAGGGCGCTCGGACGCCTCGGTGACATGCGGGCGCTCGCTCCCCTGCGCAAGAAAAGGGACGCCACGCCCGCCGACTCGCTCGAGCGCCCCATCTACGAAGACGCCTACAAGGAGCTTGTGCTGCGCGTCGAGAAAATTCTCCGGTTTCGGAAGGGAGAGACCAAGAAGGAATACAAAGAGGCGGAAAAGGAGCTCAAGAAAAGAACGGCAAATTAA
- a CDS encoding cyclic nucleotide-binding domain-containing protein: MPKTESRILREIPFFDDFTDEELAELEPHISIKFFKADTHLREEAGQDLQFYVIRSGEVAVVKGHGTPGEVRLATLGENDLFGEMAFISDAKRGATVLATKDTSTASLPLGLLLEYEKRQPAIAAKFYRQFLLKVIERVRTMNERVRTMSERLEAKAK, translated from the coding sequence ATGCCGAAAACCGAGTCACGCATCCTGCGCGAAATCCCTTTTTTTGATGACTTCACGGACGAGGAGCTCGCCGAGCTCGAACCGCACATCTCCATCAAATTCTTCAAGGCCGATACCCACCTGCGCGAGGAGGCCGGCCAGGATTTGCAGTTTTACGTCATCCGCTCGGGCGAGGTGGCCGTTGTCAAGGGCCACGGCACGCCCGGCGAGGTGCGCCTTGCGACACTAGGGGAAAACGATCTCTTCGGCGAGATGGCCTTTATCTCCGACGCGAAGCGCGGCGCCACCGTGCTCGCCACAAAGGACACCTCCACGGCGTCGCTGCCCCTTGGCCTTCTATTAGAATACGAGAAGCGCCAGCCCGCGATTGCGGCGAAGTTCTACCGTCAATTCCTCCTCAAGGTGATCGAGCGGGTTCGCACGATGAACGAGCGGGTTCGCACGATGAGCGAGCGGCTGGAGGCGAAGGCAAAATAA
- the ruvX gene encoding Holliday junction resolvase RuvX, producing the protein MNMRIMGLDVGTKSLGVAVSDSEEKLALGVATLDRKSLSSDCAAVRELAEKRRVGSIVVGWPLTAGGREGRAVERTRVFVEALRRTLDLPVETWDERFTTAEAEEILRGDGATSTKHRAAVDSVAAVLILQAYLDARGEGRGK; encoded by the coding sequence ATGAATATGCGCATTATGGGGCTTGACGTCGGTACGAAATCCCTCGGGGTGGCGGTGAGCGACAGCGAAGAAAAGCTGGCGCTCGGCGTGGCCACGCTCGATCGCAAGAGTCTTTCAAGCGACTGCGCCGCCGTTCGAGAGCTCGCCGAGAAACGCCGCGTGGGGAGCATCGTCGTCGGCTGGCCCCTCACGGCGGGGGGCCGGGAAGGCCGCGCCGTCGAGCGAACGCGCGTTTTCGTGGAAGCGCTTCGCCGGACGCTCGATCTTCCGGTCGAAACATGGGACGAGCGCTTCACGACAGCTGAGGCGGAAGAAATTTTGCGCGGGGACGGCGCGACCTCCACGAAGCACCGCGCGGCCGTGGACTCGGTGGCGGCCGTGCTCATCCTGCAGGCGTATCTGGACGCGCGCGGCGAAGGGCGGGGAAAATGA
- a CDS encoding redoxin domain-containing protein — MAALRIFPSILVALSFSLAVSAGDKQTAAEWVPREGLELIGTPAPAWNPEKIWLNSEPLSLEDLRGKVVLVRFWLIECPLCENTAPALNALYRKYRESGLEIIGFHHPKSKHSRSPRVVKRYVKAYGFRFPVALDDDWETLRKFWLSRGKDRTFTSASFLIDRKGIIRWLHDGGEYHREGGEGHERCAAAYQSLDAAIDKLLSEGGYLRAALEPPSARSLYSGGEGKFH, encoded by the coding sequence ATGGCGGCACTCCGAATTTTTCCATCGATTCTTGTTGCATTGTCCTTTTCTCTGGCCGTCTCGGCGGGTGACAAACAGACCGCCGCCGAATGGGTGCCCCGCGAGGGCCTCGAACTCATCGGCACGCCCGCGCCGGCGTGGAATCCGGAAAAAATATGGCTCAACTCGGAGCCGCTGAGCCTGGAGGACTTGCGAGGCAAAGTAGTGCTCGTCCGCTTCTGGCTCATCGAGTGCCCCCTCTGCGAGAACACCGCGCCAGCACTCAACGCCCTCTATAGGAAATACCGTGAAAGCGGCCTTGAGATCATCGGCTTCCATCACCCGAAGTCGAAGCACTCGCGCAGTCCGCGCGTCGTCAAACGGTACGTCAAAGCCTACGGGTTCCGATTCCCCGTGGCGCTCGACGACGACTGGGAGACTTTGAGAAAATTCTGGCTTTCCCGGGGAAAAGACCGCACTTTCACGTCCGCTTCGTTCCTCATTGACCGCAAGGGAATCATCCGATGGCTCCACGACGGCGGCGAATATCACAGAGAGGGCGGGGAAGGGCACGAGCGGTGCGCGGCGGCCTATCAAAGCCTCGATGCGGCGATTGATAAGCTGCTTTCCGAAGGAGGGTATCTCAGGGCGGCTCTGGAGCCGCCTTCTGCCCGCTCGCTTTATAGCGGCGGAGAAGGAAAATTCCACTAA
- a CDS encoding sulfite exporter TauE/SafE family protein, with protein sequence MPLDVSTLVLISTCFFLVAVLYSSVGLGGASAYLAVMALFGFFSHEQMASTALVLNLLVAGAAWRAFWRAGHFSRQLLWPFLVASLPAAFIGGWMRVPPRAYSLLLAVVLLFAAWRLIFSSSRRAGEEFEKTPRLAAALPAGAGIGLLSGMVGIGGGIFLSPLLLLLRWAGPKRTAAVSAAFIWINSLAGITGRLAGGHFAWAGLELLIASTFAGGLLGSYLGARRLSGIFLRRLLGVVLFVAAVRLAQTIFFPS encoded by the coding sequence ATGCCCCTCGACGTCTCCACGCTCGTCCTCATCAGCACCTGCTTCTTTCTCGTGGCCGTCCTGTATTCCTCCGTAGGGCTCGGCGGCGCCTCGGCGTATCTCGCGGTCATGGCGCTTTTTGGATTTTTTTCGCACGAGCAGATGGCCTCGACGGCGCTCGTATTGAATCTGCTGGTCGCGGGCGCGGCGTGGCGGGCGTTCTGGCGCGCGGGGCATTTTTCGCGGCAGCTGCTTTGGCCTTTCCTTGTCGCGTCGCTTCCCGCAGCTTTCATCGGCGGTTGGATGCGCGTGCCGCCTCGCGCCTACTCGCTCCTGCTCGCGGTCGTTTTGTTGTTTGCGGCATGGCGCCTCATATTTTCTTCCAGCAGAAGGGCAGGGGAGGAATTTGAAAAAACTCCTAGACTTGCCGCCGCGCTTCCCGCGGGCGCCGGCATCGGCCTGCTCTCGGGCATGGTGGGGATCGGAGGCGGCATATTTTTGAGTCCGCTTCTGCTGCTTCTTCGCTGGGCGGGGCCGAAACGCACGGCGGCGGTCTCGGCGGCGTTCATCTGGATAAATTCGCTTGCGGGAATCACCGGCCGCCTCGCGGGCGGCCACTTCGCATGGGCGGGGCTCGAGCTGCTCATCGCGTCCACGTTCGCGGGCGGACTCCTCGGGTCGTATCTGGGCGCACGGCGGCTCTCGGGAATCTTCCTGCGACGGCTCCTCGGGGTGGTGCTTTTCGTCGCCGCAGTGAGGCTCGCTCAGACAATATTTTTTCCATCTTGA